TCTCTTCCTCTGACTCAGAGTCTACAGGATTATCAGAGTCTACAGCTGCTACTGAAGGGACTGCTACCGCTTCAGGTGGTGGTGGTATTGCTACTGTTGTTTCTGTCACTGCCTCTTGGATACTTTCTGCAGCGGTAGCTTGTTCATCTTCACCACACGGTACTGTAGAAACCTGCTGACTCAACTCAGAGTCATTGTCTTCTTTTGGATCTAAAAAAGGTGGGGtgcattcatgtttttcttttgaactCTGTTCCAACTCTGCTTTGCTGCTCTCAGGTTCTGCTGCCTTGCTGTGACTGTCGTCTTCATCATCTGCATCCTGATCCTCTATTTGAGTtctctgctcttcctcctcatcatcctctgCATTGTCATTCTCCAGTGATTTAACACCAACTGTGCTGTGTTCCAAATGTTTGGCTGGGGAGTCTTGCCCGTGTTCACTCTCTTGCTGGTCGTCTTCAGGTGGTTCTGGGGAATCAGTTCTGTCCTCGGGCCTGGGGGACATGGCGGCAGGTGAGCACACCGGAGAAACCACTGGGGATCCTTCAGGGGAGCTCGATTTCTGGGAGCCATGGTCAACAGAACTTGGGGGCTCAGAGAGAAGCCTCTTTAGCGTTGTATCTGGACTAGCCGAGCACTTGCCTGCTTTGCTGCCCTCCTCGCAGCCAATGTCCTGGTCTGGTTCCCCTTTTGCGTCTTCATTGTGAATATGGTGCTGCTCAGCCTCCATTGGGGTTTCAGGGGGTGTGTACAGGTTGAGCTTGAAGCCCATCTTTCGTTCATTCTTAACCCTCCATTTAGGAGGGCCACGTTTCACTCCTTTCGGCCAGCCTTTCTTCCGTTTCACTTGACGGGGTCTGGTTGGTCTCTTAGAGAGGATGTTAGCTCCTAgaggttgaaaaaataaatttaaagcGCTTTAATGTTCTGCCAGAGAGCTAGAACAATCTTCTATGAAACAATTTTATGAGATATAATGTATTACAGAGTATTTTTAAGACAGTTAAGATGCAAATACCTTCTTTCCAGCGTTCAAGATGgtctttgtgtgcatttttgtcCAGTCTCGGGCGACCTCTCCGGCGTTTCATTGGTGTAATTGGCGTCTTCTCTTCCTGTTcgtcctcctcatcttcctccatCTCACCCACTCTGCAGGTGCGCTCCAGCATGGGCATAGGACGCTCATCCTCAGAGTTGTCGAACGGCTCGTTCAGCACTTCTGTTGTCTCAGAGATGGTTTCTGTTGTTACACTGCtatttattctctttcttttacgCCCTCTCTTCTTGAGCACAACGGttctctgaaaaacaaacaaaagagggACCAATGAACACAGAATACAAACTCCATCAGAGTATAGTACTTCTGTAAAGACCGAAAACAGGGACACTAGGTTGATGAAGAAATTCATTCAGGTTTTTGCTAAATGTACAATGTTGAAACCACACTGTGAGACTAAATGTTTGAGCAATGCAGCCTGATGTGGAAAACCACAAATGAGACAGGCAGAGTAAGCAGAAACCACCGTCTATATATTTAACATTCTCCAGTTGTTTCCCACCGGCTGCCTACAACTCAACCGCTTTCCGCTCCAAAATCCTTCACAAGAAGAATGTGTAATCAATACTGTAACTAATGCACTAAATAAACTCCAACAGCCAGTGTCGTTCTTTTTTAGTTTCCATactgtttttgttgaaaagGTCTCACTGACATCATTCACCCAGCTGTAATATTATCTCCAGCACAAGGGGGCAGTACCATATAGACAGAGCAGATGTGAAGAGCACAGAGGAGGGCAGTAAATTAACCATGACCATTGACAATAGTACAAGGTTTAGCCTGCACAGTCTCAACACCAGCAGTGAAAACACAATCTATTATCTACAGCTGCAGGCACACAGGGAGGCTCCAGATGAAAGGAGGAAGCCACTGAACCCTCCACTGAATTCATGAATATTTATCAAACCTTTGCATTTCACCAGAGTACACAACATGGTCTCTAATGAAGGAAAATACCTAATGGTATACATTGAATTCCACTTTGTCCTAGAATAAAACTCCAGATAATCAATGAGATAATCCCACTAGGGGAAAATAGCTGACTTGTGGTGATGCAAAAGTGACATGATGAAGTCACCTTTCTCTTGGCTGCAAGCATTGCGTGGGCTTTTGTTAAAATGGGTGGAGATCCATCAGAGTCATCATCGTCATCGTCAGCTTCTTCATCACTAACTTCCTCCGACTGCTGGATGCGCCTGGTCCAGGACAGTGCAGGGCGACGTTCGTAGGTCCTGTAGGGAACCTTACAGTGGACCTTAGTGAGAGGTTGCCTGCTACCGTGAGTCATCATGTagccctccctctcctccttctcccagCAACTGGCCTGCTCCTTGAGCCGCTCAGCCTGGTAATTAAACAGACAAGACACATTATCTCTGGGAAAGGCGCACACACAGCTTCAACATCTCAGCGATGATGCTAATGGAAAAACAAGAGATTGGAATTAACATCATGACAAATGAATCACCGCAGGTTTCTCCTGATAATAAGAGCAGCGTGCTGATTGGATGTCTGCCCGTCATGGAGGAAACATTTCCGTTAAGCAACCGTGGAAAGATTGCATGTCATGGAATATTCAGCACTATCAATTATGTAGTGAACTGATTTAGGGCAATTTTGCACAACATTAGATGCCTGCTGACAGTGATAATGCTTTCCCCATTAATGGCCTCTATTTGAACTCTCCAGCTAATCAAGCAAACATCCAAGAACAGCATTGCAGGCAAGTGTAAACAAATAACAACTGTCTCCTGATTGAACAAAGAGACTTACATCcatctctgcctccctctcctcctcagacAGGACAGCGTTGAGAGTCGTGGAAGGTGTCCAGCGCAGGGCGTCAGGGTCCACCTCATTTCGACGTGGGTTAGCCTTCAGGCTCTCCATGTGCCTCTGAATCAATCGCTCTCTTCTGATCAACACAATCCTAGGTCACAGTGAGAAAAGCCCTTGAGTTCATGTCAACAAAGGAGTAGCAATAACACTAGCCAGGGTAAACAGAATGTAGACAGAAGGTGGTTGAATGCGAGCATAAAGACGAGCTCTTTGGGACAGCAGGTGCTCCGTGTCCTTGGGGGTGCTTAACCTGACTTACTTCTGTCAATATTCAGCTGCATTAATGGATACGCTGTTAAAAATACCCGCTGGCCTGGATAAGTCAGACAGCACACAGAAGCGGCAGCACAGGCTGAAGGAGACTGCGGCTCGGAAACTGACCTGCCATCCTGTCTGTCAATCATGCCGAGCTGCTGGAGAGTAGCGGCGATGTCATGTGGACACATCCCAGTGGCTCTACTTATTCCTTTAACACTGATGTGTTTATCTAGGTGCTTATAAAGGTACTCCAGTATGACACTTTTCCAATATGCCAGGTAGGATAAGCGACCCAGATCTGACAGTGGCTTCTCCGGGGAGCCAGCTTGTCCTTCTTGCCTGGTGAGAAGGTAACCTAAAAAGACAagattcaaacaaaaacaaaatgctttagTCAAGCTAGAGGCTGCTGCTGAGTTATTTTAGATTGCAATTCAATCCCTTCACCCCCTCCCTTTTGGTAAACATATTCATGCAAGGATGTGACACCAAACCCTGGTTGGGATTTCACCTTCAAATAGTATAAAGGGAGGCGATGCAATCAGTTTTCCTCCCCTTCAACCTCTGTCAAAAGCTATGATACATGCTGGCAAGGGCAACAAAGGAGGTTGATAGAGGGGAGTAAAGAGGAAACAAGGCGACAGAGCAAAACAGAGAAGCAGCTGGATGTCATTGCTCACAAGAGACTGCACTTAAGAGAgctaatgaacaaaaaaaactaataccaatatgtatctgtgtgtaatTAGTTTTATAGCGGCCCTGTCAAGGGTCATCCATTATGAGCGGCATGAAATTAATTAATGCCTTTTAATGTGCTGCCGAGAACCAAACAAGCAAATCTAATCACCAAACATTGAACACATAATATTCCAGTAATCATGACAATATTCATTACTAAAGCCAAGAAGAGGAGCCTGTGCTAAACACATAGCAATGAAAGTTCAAATAAATGaactggaaaaaaagtcatttttttcaatttgtgtcactttacaagtatattattattagtaaacCAAAACTAGGGCTTGGCAAtggggagaaaatcagatatcacaatattcttgaccatataactcaatatcgatattgcggcgatattgtagggttggcAATTGGCAAACTTTAtcaaatatcttcacacttaaattgtagataaataatcatcagtattGTGGACATTGTGTCCAGGTGgtaggaaaaaggaaaatagagcagctagaacagtctggtaagttcagaaaggTACATCACTCCACTGTAATGCAACCTTTAAAACtagtaaaagacaacacttatttcatatcacaatattacaatattcaaaatctaagacaatatctagtcttgTATTACAATATCGACATATTGCCCAGtcctaacaaaaacagaatgctCAGAGTTCTTTGAATTATGATTTGAAAGGAAACGTTTTTCACACAGGCACCCATTAATGCTCGGCTCTCAGAGCTACCTGAAACAAAGTGTTCCTCTAATACAATCCAATATAACAGAAAATCTTAATCTAAACAACTTCCAGCTCCAACGCTACATTTTCCAATAAAGCCTTCAAAGAGCTCAGAATTCAGCTGTGTTCAATCTCCCTTAATCCCTGTCTTTGTTATCAGCACACTCTCAATATCACAGATCCTCTTGCATCTCTGTGTCTCAATGGCTCCCAAAGTGAACAGGAAATCAAATGCTCCATTACCGCCCGccctccctcttttcctttctcttcatCACAATCGGCAAAGAGAAAACtcttcaaaacaataaaacgcCTATGatgactaaaacaaaaaaaaaacgggcCTGCCTTCAACACAGAAATCCACTCAAGGCAGCAACTGTTTTCAAAATTGTACCGCAAGgctttaaatattgtatgtgCTGCATTAACTGGACTGAAACATAGAAACGGTATCCACCTCATCATGAGTCAAGGAGAGAGAAATGGGGGCATTTTAGATGAAAAACACTTCAGGCTTAGGCAAAATAATATTGGCCATCAAATAATATATGCAGCCAGaatataatgtttttatgttttttactaTTAATCTTCTGTGATTGCCTAAGCACTGTACATGAATGCTCTTCATTAGTCTACTGCAAAGCCTTAACCATATAACAAAACCTTGCCACAAGCTAAAAATTCACCCCCTGATCTCAAATGGTTTGTAaagaccaaagaaaaaaaaagaactcagtTCTGTGGTCTAAAAAAGCATTAAGGAACTTACTGAAATCAATAAGGAACCTTCCAAATCCTTGCCTTTGGTACTGAGGCATAATCATTATGCAGGAGACATTGTACTTCTGCTGGCAAAGCTTTTCCTGAGGGAAGGAGAAACAGATCAAGTATGTCAGAGCTCTGCTGAAGCTGGCAATTTACTGCACCTGCCATTGTCCTAGTCTAAAGCAGTGCACatgcacgccacacacacacacacacagggcaatGAGCTTTCACTAAAATCTATCATACTGTTCTGAATTGTGGCCGCAACATATGATTATTATCTTTTTGTTGGTTAATCTGTCAATTAGTTTTGGAttatttgattcattgtttcatgtataaaatgtgagatgataatgaaaaatgtaCCAGAGCCCAAAatctcatctctttttttttgtacatcattaattgattaattagtAGTAAATTaacaaagatgtaaaaaagaaaaaaagaagacaatcCTCACATGTTAGAAGCTAGGGCTGACTACTGTTAGGCATTTTTTCTAGGCTAACAAGTTAATTGACTAATCATTTAAGCACTACTGTAAATAAATTCCATCCATGTTACAAAAATGGACAAATGACAGTACGGTCTTACTGTAAAACTATCACCATTAAAAAATGATGTGCCGTATTTCCCATTTAAGCACACTGTAATTCTTACCTTGGAGAAATAGCCCACAAGATGACAGCCTTTCTCATCATTCTTTGTAAGTATGTAGAAGAGGAAAGGCTCCACATCATAATACAAGGTCTTGTGATCCAGGAAAAGCTTGGCTAACAGGCAGAGGTTTTGGCAGAATAGTTTGCTGACATTTCCATCAACCTAAACATGgaataaaaagaccaaaaggaCACTGTTCAAACAGTTCCctttttccctcctcctcccagaAACCCATTCAGTGGAATATCATGCAGCATACAGTTATTGCTTTATTGCTGTAAAGGGAAGCTGACCTCAAATACTGAAAGGTCGTCCTTTCTGTAGATTTCATTGGCTGGTGGGTGAAACCAGCCACacttctttgtgtgtctctggaGAATGTTTTTGCTCCTCATGTACTTTAGACAGAACTCGCACAGATAAAGCTTTTGTAatctgacaaagacaaagaaaaagatgcaGTTTTTATTTCAGCATGAGAGTTCTTTAAAAggacattgaaataaaaatgcaactCAAGTAACAAAGAAAGTGTCATTATCTGTTAAGTAAAAGCAACATTACCTTGAATATTCAGGAGGGTAAGGCGACGAGTACCAGGTTTGAATCTCATACTTCCCAAATTCAATGAGGGCAGGGCATCGTACAGAGTCTGTGTTCATCAGAGATCCAGTTCTCTGTGAAAAGATTCAATAAAAGCAAATGAATAAATGTGGTGACCCGGATTACAGTGTCTCTTATAACCAGTCCATAAATATGGCATTGTGGCAAAAATTTTAACTCAAAATGGTGGACTTACTAAAGACAATTTAAATCTGACCAAGATCTGTCACTAGTAAGACCTTGATACTTATTCATCATCTGGGCTCTGATCTACTTCCTTTCAGAAAaccaaagcattaaaaaaaacataggatGAACGTGAGGTTATATtcttttcaagattattttttgaggATTTTTGCCTTTGAAGGACAGGACAGCTGGAGATTATCataggtcggactcgaaccctggacctctgcattgaGACATAAACCTCTGTaaatgtgtgcctgctctaccaactgagccaactgAACCAACCCAGCCACAAACGTGAATTTATACATCTCCCATGTTAAATTAAAAGCTCAAAAGAGTCGATATTGTAAATCAACATAATGCTGAGATACCTTTCAATCTATTATTTTTTCTGTGTCACCCACCTCTACCCTTCACATCATCACACATCAAACTGCTCAGTTATCTCCCCCTGTCCATGGTTTTACGGAAACAGGAGGGAAAATATGGCATGAAGATAACTGAAGAAGATTGGGAAATTTGAGAAAGCCAGACTAAGACTACAAATTCATGAATTGGAAGAACATAATACGATATTTTTGACTCCAACATTGAAATTTATACAAAATGGTTCTCAGGTagtgtggtttaaaaaaatgctttactGCTCACGTAAGCCCAAAACTCCACCTAATGTTTCCTCAGTTTCTCACCTGCACGGCAAGTTCCTGTACATGAGTGAACGTCTCAATGTCCTCCTCTGTGATGTGGTTTCTGGACATGGCTGCAAAGTCGGCTTGGGCTTCCTGTTTCACACGCAGCTCCCCGTTGTGGCCTGTTACatgcacaataacacaacatcaacacatcagATAGCACATCAACACGGTCCTGTTTGAAGCAGCCGTGGCTGAATAATCTCATAAATGCATTCTATGCAAATGTGGTAATACTGAGAGTACTGCTGCTGAGCCTGTTTGAGGCCGTGTCTCAGAGGAATTTCATAATGTATCATCTTTGCATGTTTATATGAAAATCCCTAATGTAATGAAGTGAAACTAAATCACTCTAATTGCGTAACCGCTTTCATGTGCTTAGTCATCCACCAAGACATTTTCCCATGAATGAAGAAGCAGATGCAGGGAAGGGAACGAGTGTCGACATGAAAAGCAACTAATGTTGGAAAGCAGGCAGTAATTTTGTGAAAGACATCAACACCATGACATaaccaccaaaacaaaaacccatTATAAGTGGACGTGATGTGTAATTAACATATTTATGGAAATGTGCTGCTGGGTTAAGTAGTGTTTGTGTAGTATATTGTTTAGAATTGCTTGAAAGATAtatccttttgtttttcctacgtgttattttttttaaactctgacTTCACTCCTGAAGACAGTGAAATGTAAGGGTTACTGCACTTCTGGCTATAATCATCATGTCAGCTCAGAGTCAACTTGGGTGGATGAATCACTGGGTTGTATGTGTCTAATGACCGCTGGAAGTGAGGCTGAGAGGAGTGATTTCAAGAATGAGGGTGGGATGAGGAGGCTAATGTGACTAAAGCCTCTACTAGGTAGCGATCACAATGTGCGCACTACTGCAGAGGGTCAAGGACAGAGCAAGGAGCAACATGAGGGAGTTAGTGGGCCATGCACTATGACAAAAGCCAACGGGCAAGAGGATGGAAGCCATGTAAACTCCGCAGCCAAGTCAAAACGCAACGAAACTGGGTTAAGAAactaaaataattcaaattagGCAGAAGATTAGTAGTCTGTTAGAATGTTGAGGGTGTCTTCTCAAAGAAAAGATTAGCTTTggtctggaaaaaaataactgcGAGtgacaagctttaaaaaaaataaataaagaagaagcTTAGAGGTGTGGAGACGCAGGTCTTGGCTGGAATTTCGAGCCTTGCTTACCATGATTATTCTCAGGTTTAATTCTTCCGTCTGTCAAGTCTCCCTTTCCTGGTGATGGGGCTCCCTTCTGAGGGCTTACTTTATACCTCAGCCTGCCTAGTGTCCTGTGCTTTTTAAGGAAGGGGTTACGTTTGAAATGACTGACCATCTTAAATGGGTGTCCTCTGGGTCGGCCTGACCCAGCAGATGTGGAGTGTAACCTATTTTTATTAAACTCGTTCTTTCCAAGGCGCTGGGGCCCCGTTTTGGACGCATGGGGTGAATCCTGCTTATGATGCAAGCGCTTAGGCGGCGCGTAGCAAGGTAGTCTCTTTTTCCGCGACTGTCCCTGAGTAGTATAAATGTGAGAAAGTCCGTCAAATAGTCCCTTAAGTTGGCTGCTATTGCAGAGACTACTCAGGGAAGGAACGCTAGACTGGCTGGAGGAGCTCTGTGGTGAGTTAGCAGAGGTGGAGCTGCTGGACACCTGAGAGGGGGGGCTAAATCCCGGCAACGTGGGAGCAGGAGGAagtgcagaggaagaggagattaTCTTTTGATTGGCGTCAGCAGCAAAGGCAAACGGCTCTGGTTGATTGGACAGTTTGGGCAGACCCTTGTCTCTAGAGATTAACTGTGTGGCGGGCGACTCTACGGTTACAGCTCGTGAGCGACGGCCCACGGGGGAAGGGGTAAAGAATTTGGAAAGCCCATCAATAAGCCCTTTGGTTTTCTTGTTAACGGTGAGTGTAGCTGGGGTGGAGGTGGGCGTGAGGGGGGgagtggtggtgggggtggaaGTGGTGAATTGGGTGGCGTTGACCGCACAACAGGGGTCTGCAACAGCCAATCTGTCTCGGGCGTCCTTCACAGATGCAGCATGACCAGATGAAGGTGTAGAACAGACGGTAATCTTTTGACCCCTACCAGGTGACCCCCTTCCTCCAAGTGCTACCATGGAGCCGTCACCACTGGTTACAGACCTGCACAGACAAGAAATTGCTGCTAGGTCAGATCTCAGCGCAACACgtgtaatgtttgtttgtacatcaatgcattgctttttttaatgaaaacatgcaAGATTGCACTCAACCATGTCCCAGATCTTTGCAATTAACTCAGCATAAACATTGATATTACCATAATTAAGATCTCTTAACACTTACATTCTTTGTTTGAGCTTATTTCTGGGCCTTCCGATTGGCTTTGCATATCGACGTTTGATCTGATCGGCTTTCTTGTGCAGCAGTTTCTTCCCATTCTCCTTCGGCCTGCAGACTTGGCAGATCCAGGTACCTGGAGGGTGTCCAAACACAGAGAGTAACGTTTGAGTGGGTTCATCAATTCagaggacatacagtacattcatttgaaacatttcCTTTAATACAGAGAGCTGGCAAAAATCCTGCCAGCTCACAATGACAATCAATTACACtacaaaaagcaaaaatccaTAAGAAAAACATTGGGTCAATTCTCTGTCCAGTGGAATAGACTTTGTGTCACGTTGTTCAGCAAAACTATGTGACTTGTATGAATTGCCTGCCAAATGTGTTACTACAGTACGCGTGCCATCAATACAAGCCTCGCTGTAGGGTCAGTACTGTAATCCAGAGATAGCAAATCTCTCTGGGGAGGCTGAATAATTTGATATGCATGCAAAGCTTCTAATAAGCCATTGCTGCTTCTCTGTGTGCTGAGTGGCAGCCCCAAAAGGCTGTCTGTGAAGAAAAGGCTTTGAATTGACAGCAGAAAGGGAAACAGAGAAGCCAGGCAGTGTAAACACCTCACCTTTTGGCATACTTGAAAGCGGTGGGTCGCAGCACTCCATGTGAAAGCCCCGATCACATGAATCGCAGAAAAGCATCTCATCCTGAAAGGGAACAGCAGGCATATGTAAGGGATGTCCCTGTTGCAGACATATAACACCACCCGTCATTTAAAGTCTTTTGGAGATATAAGCCCAATTGTGAGAGGGGCTTTACAAATGGGATCTTTTTTCAAGCCAACAACACAGATAAtggtgtgttttaaaatgtatgcaacaTTATACTTACAGCATTTTTCCCCTGTATTCGACAGGAGCTGCAGGTTTTGCATTCAATACACTGCCATCGTAATCTCTTCACATTTGAGGTTAATTCAGGCGAAAACTTCAGACATGATGGATGCCCTTCAGAAGcaattgaaaatgtatattaGCATTACACATTTGTGCAAGTCTTGACTGTGTCACAGAGCTAGAGACAAGGCATTCCATTTATTCACAGAGTAAGGTTAaatattaacatgttacatCATCAAAAACAATGGCACCACTGTATGTCCGTAACACTTCTTTTCCCCCTGCTACAAGATAACTGTCTAAAAACAGTATGATCAAACATCTGAGCCGCTAATTACAGATAATTTGATCTTAATGAGGCAGAAACAGTAGCAGCACTCATTCTAATGGAAGCCGATCCATGAAAGTCATGTAAAAGCTTGCCTTCTCCCTCACCCGGCTCCCTCTCATGGTTGTAAAACAGCTGTTTTACAGTGAGAGCACAAATTGTGTACACTACGAGCGGTTAATGAAAACCACCTCAATGCTACTTAGTCAAATTTGAGCTATAAAAATGTCACCAGGAGAACAATTCCTTACggcatttaaaataattttaagagGTAATTTTATGGGGGTTAGCAGTTTGTCTGGAACAAAAGAACAGTAAAGGAAATGCCACCAATCTGCAGAGGGAAAAGCGTTGATCTTTGATCTGCTGTGCTCTATAAGAACAATCTGAATTGAGCGAAAATGACTTGGGTGATTTCAGATTCTAATGGCCACTTATAGAGCATCTGCCCTTCTTGAGCCCACTGAGGGTTGCAAGCAATTTGGATCTCTTCAGCCACTCAATTTGAACATTGTTCTTCCAATAAATCCCTTAAAGGGAATTGAAAAATGTGGAACAAGAATGTGAATGATCTGCCTAACCGATGCTGAGAACTATTGCTACTAGGGTTGGGTGATATGGTAACATCCTGTATGTTTGGagataaaatacatttgttcaCAATCCCAGATTTCTCTACAATCATTATAGCGAGGTAGCGTTGATATCCCGGGTTGTATAATGCTATTGCAGGCAATGTTGCAGGTCACTGAGCAGAAACCATTAATGGAAATATGAAACGTGCAGGATTTTTGCCTCAGTGTGATTTGGTAGAATGATTTGTCATGTAAAACAGACATTTCCATCTAGATATATAAACATTTGGCCAGATAAATGTCCAGAAAATGCACCAGATCATGCTATAACTCTATAGcaataaataattacatataCAAGTATTTTGATATAAATACTACCATGAGCAATTCCGTAATGGAAGATGTTATCCATGTTAACTGCTCCTACTTACTACTATTCTTAAGGGTGCcctgccacaaaaaaacattgttacttgaattttttgaaatatgttagatccatatttgtttgtgttatatggtgaaagtgaaaatgaactacctcctctgtcagctctagccactgaaaagaataagtggagaaatcaggccagttacaaaagctggtcagtctgaggtcatgttgcctgagctcattactattcatgagctcgacCAGTTGCGCTAGGTAAAGGATGCTAATTGCCAAGCTCCCATTAGCTAGCTATGAATGAATGCTTCCAAGCAAATTTAAGTCAAAAGCAAGCTTTTGATATACATATTTTAAGAGTTCTGTCTGATTTAAACCAGAGCAATGTAATATTGTACACaggattttgtatttatatgcCATAAGATATCGCAATTTATTGAATTACTACTATTCTAAATATTGTTCTACTATATTTCCCACCTCTATTCCTAACATTCATTCACTCTGTTGCTTGTGTGCCtttgctaacatgctaacagttTTGTCCAGACTACAGTATGTTGTGGCTTGTAAGAACATCCAAGGCGACTTACCACTGCTCCCACAGTCTGCACAGGACAGCAGCTCTTCTGGCCACTTGTCCCGATTTGACTCTTTCGTTCCAAGACAGAAACTGCATATTGGGATGGGGTCAACCCGGAGCTGGGTAggaacacaaacagagacaaactGTTTGAAAACAGAAATGAGCACAGGCTGTGTATGAAGTGCTTGAAAGCCTGTTTGTTTTTGGAGATTTTATATTGTGAAGACTTTTGAGATCACTGCAGACTTATTTCTGGTTTACGCAAGATGATAACACCAGGGTGTGATTTAATGAAATGGCCACAAAAATATGAACTGTAAGCATAAGCtcagaagatgaaaaaaagtgttctcACAGACtagaaatgaataataaatgaatcTCATCCTCAGAGATATTGAGATCCACCTCCTTTATCCATTACATCTGAATGGGTATGTGATCTTAGTAATCATAGTTTAAGGGCTTAATCCAATTCTCAAAGCTTGCACTCCAGTCTGAAAGGATTAACCAGC
This sequence is a window from Etheostoma cragini isolate CJK2018 chromosome 21, CSU_Ecrag_1.0, whole genome shotgun sequence. Protein-coding genes within it:
- the kat6b gene encoding histone acetyltransferase KAT6B isoform X2, coding for MVKLANPLYTEWILEAIQKIKRQKQRPSEERICHAVATSHGLDKKTVLEQLELSVHDGSILKVTNKGSASYKDPGNPGRVGSIPTANVSVPSKESLWNSNDLRHIDWNKILKRAIEGLDDTHGSSLKNIERYLRNQDDLLNIVDNPAFRQRLRLAAKRSVNNGRLLKNGPRYKLNHGSMEGRGSRCPSASPLVLSSVTLLPHERDQLRVDPIPICSFCLGTKESNRDKWPEELLSCADCGSSGHPSCLKFSPELTSNVKRLRWQCIECKTCSSCRIQGKNADEMLFCDSCDRGFHMECCDPPLSSMPKGTWICQVCRPKENGKKLLHKKADQIKRRYAKPIGRPRNKLKQRMSVTSGDGSMVALGGRGSPGHNGELRVKQEAQADFAAMSRNHITEEDIETFTHVQELAVQRTGSLMNTDSVRCPALIEFGKYEIQTWYSSPYPPEYSRLQKLYLCEFCLKYMRSKNILQRHTKKCGWFHPPANEIYRKDDLSVFEVDGNVSKLFCQNLCLLAKLFLDHKTLYYDVEPFLFYILTKNDEKGCHLVGYFSKEKLCQQKYNVSCIMIMPQYQRQGFGRFLIDFSYLLTRQEGQAGSPEKPLSDLGRLSYLAYWKSVILEYLYKHLDKHISVKGISRATGMCPHDIAATLQQLGMIDRQDGRIVLIRRERLIQRHMESLKANPRRNEVDPDALRWTPSTTLNAVLSEEEREAEMDAERLKEQASCWEKEEREGYMMTHGSRQPLTKVHCKVPYRTYERRPALSWTRRIQQSEEVSDEEADDDDDDSDGSPPILTKAHAMLAAKRKRTVVLKKRGRKRKRINSSVTTETISETTEVLNEPFDNSEDERPMPMLERTCRVGEMEEDEEDEQEEKTPITPMKRRRGRPRLDKNAHKDHLERWKEGANILSKRPTRPRQVKRKKGWPKGVKRGPPKWRVKNERKMGFKLNLYTPPETPMEAEQHHIHNEDAKGEPDQDIGCEEGSKAGKCSASPDTTLKRLLSEPPSSVDHGSQKSSSPEGSPVVSPVCSPAAMSPRPEDRTDSPEPPEDDQQESEHGQDSPAKHLEHSTVGVKSLENDNAEDDEEEEQRTQIEDQDADDEDDSHSKAAEPESSKAELEQSSKEKHECTPPFLDPKEDNDSELSQQVSTVPCGEDEQATAAESIQEAVTETTVAIPPPPEAVAVPSVAAVDSDNPVDSESEEESTSSPCPDHPPPQPTERPTLSPVLREDHPVCTEIDSETAQAVQSLTQETERENVFQDCVESQEPCRTLQTYAHVAQSPQLTSLDDCPQSDHSSPLSSAQSHPSQSVRSVNSPAVSILESGYTQISPDHSAISVPSLHNMETSPMMDVPSVSDHSQQVVDSGFSDLGSIESTTENYENPSSYDSTMGGSICGAGPSQNSCSYGSIPPSGLAQSSCAVSQQMAAVNPGSCGMIQQNSLSSPPHCNVKSPQGCVVVERPPSNSQHSQHSQRSQHSQHNSHSRHGPHNQLSQHNQQGPHNQLGQNSQHNPHNQHSHHHNHHLQHNHLSQHNQHAQHGLHNQHSQHSQQQSMAQCAIPTNFTTTMQLADIPESGNPNFALYERINHQGEYGSGHYSQSSGLSLAKLQQFTNTFIDHPHSLPFNHSASHPITSYANTPSLSSQHSSLVSLSQTPHRVPNPQVQATMTPPPNLSSPPPMMLQRNMGIPPSQRIQPQMASKSHISARSKSAPLSHHQQQMYARPTQTVAMQAPSRTLASMPRMNMSMNIMPAPAYNVNSMNMPSLNAMNSYSMSQPMMNSGYHGNHAYMNQSPQYSMQMGMMGTQPYPQQPMQAPPHGNMVYTPAGHHGYMNTGMSKQSLKGPFIRR